The Malus domestica chromosome 17, GDT2T_hap1 genome contains the following window.
ACTCTCTATTTCTAATTTCTCAATACTTCTTTCCAGGAAAAATGACATGCACCCTGTTGTTAGGAAGGCCTTATACAGCCTAAAATTGAGGAAAGTTTTCAATGCTGTCTTTGTGAAAACAACTGATGCTATATTAGAAAAGTTGCAGAGGGTGCAGCCGTATGTTACCTACGGGTAGGTGTTTGCGCATCCTTCGATTCTTGTACTTTTATGCcagaattaaaatattttaagtgGATATATAAATGACAAAACTCAGTAGCAATAGCTGATTTCTCTATAATAGAAAAagtggaaaaaaataaaatcatttattgTTTGCTGATTTTTTATTCAGACATCATGAATTGCCATGTGTTTGGACATTCTATCTAGATGTATCCGAGCTGTTCTTGTATCAAATCTTTTTGAGCTTAATATGTGAGCTCAAATTGTCTGTCAACAAATGCTTGCTTGCCATGTACAATAATAAAGTTGGAACCTGTCatcaaaacacataaaaacTGTAAGTTTAGTACTTCGGTATCAGCTGAGGAGCTGATACCGGTGTTTTCTTACTTTATAGAAATTTTccgtattgttttttttttttttttttttttttttggtggcaCTGCTTAATATTTCAAACCTTGATATTTCAATTGGTTGTTTGGTTTCTTCTCTGATAACCGGTCTAGGGATTTTTCATTACACAGAGAAATTGCATAGGATGTTAGTTGTTTTCTATAATCTTGATTAGTGGGATTTTATGGCTGTTAAGATTTAAGAGACAATTATCAAGTCgaatttgttttactttttcaTATTCATTTACACCAAATGCCTGAAATCATTTTGTACGTAATTATTAAGTTGTCATCTTTCATGTCTTGTGTCTCAGGATTTAAATATTTATTGTCTTAGTATTTGAACTACGATGTTGTGTTGTAGGACCGAACACATGTTCAGATGCAACAATAGTTATGTACAAGTAATATTTGTTTTTGGTGCATGTGGCTAGacaacattcaccataattGCATCCCTGTTGAACAACAGTGCTTTGAGTGGGGGGCTCCCGCAAATTGAGTGGGGGGGCTCCCGCAAATTTAACTAAATCAATGTATTGAATAATATGGATATCCATTTCATAGGATCTAGCAATCAATTTGATTTCCCTTGTATTGGTGCTTGTCTATTACTGACCAATGCTTCGTGGTCATGACTCATGATGATATTTTTCTGGTTTCCGAAGGTATCCTAATCTTAAGAATGTGAGGGATCTGATTTACAAGAAGGGCTTTGCAAAGATCGACAAGAAGAAAGTTCCTCTGACAGACAACAACCTTATTGAACAGGTAATGGGTAATGTCTTGCCGAATTTTGATCGTAGTTTGTTTAGCAGTCATCAATTTCTTATTTCAATTTGTAAGCACCCCTCTTTTATCTGACAGGCAATGGGGCAGCATGATGTTATATGCATAGAAGATATAGTTCATGAAATTTCTACGATTGGCCCACATTTTAAGGAGGTTACCGGCTTTTTATGGCCCTTTGTGCTCAACAAGCCTGAAGCAGGATTGAAAGGCTCAAAAACGGTATTCAAGGACGGGGGAGACGCGGGCGATCGCGGGGATAAGATCAATGAACTAATTAGCAAGATGAATTAGCATGTGAGGAGGTCTTATGATCAATGATTTTGGTTTAATGAGGATTGTCGTTGTCTTTATCTTTTTATGCATACAAAAACAGTATTGTATGGAGTCTGATGCGGTAAAGGAGTCAAAAGGATGAATTGTTATTTTGGTTTGAACTAGAAGTTAGCATGTCTCTCTACATTTCTATACATGAATGTTAAAACTAGAGCGGATGTGTTACGAAAACCACATGGAACAAAACTTCAGGGTAGGAAAAAGAGCGCCAAACATGACGTGTCGTAGACGAAAGATAAAAGATAATGCACTGCTTCTTCAATCTATGCTTAGAGACATTTAAAGCGAGAAACCTTGCAAACGATCAATACGTTGAgcattttattaaataataaaaattacagAATGATAAGAAACTGTTGATTATttcttatcatttttattttgttcataTACATGAGAGGTCAGAAGGAGAAGATTCGAACGACTCATTTTCTTCccaaccaaacactcatccttcattttccaaaaaaaaaaaaaaaaacactcatcCTTCGAATCTCCAAATGGGCGACAATGACCCGTGGTTAGCCCCAGACAAGCTCCAACATGTTCTCTTCTGCTTCTCTCTCACGCTCATCTTCTCCACTCTAGCCACCCGAACCCGGTACCCGTTTCTCCGTCGTCACTCTATTTGGTTCGGATCCATCTTGTCTCTCTTAGCCGGCGCAGTCAAGGAGTTCGCTGACGAGCTCGGGTTCTTCAGGTCCGCCGGAGCCTCCGCTAAAGACGCCGTTGCCGATTTCGTTGGCGTCCTAATCGGCTCGCTGGTGCTTTATTTTGTCAAGTATGTGACTCGACCCGAGAATGAGACGGGTCGGCTCAAAGAGGTTTCGATGGTCTGAATGGGCTTTTGGGTCGGAATGGGTAATGGGGTTGTCTGGTTTATGGGAAGTGTTGGTGGGGTTGGGTTAGTTTGGGTGTTTGAAGAGGAGTTTGGTTGGCGAGAAAGTGTGGGAAAAGACGAGAAAGTGGAAGTTTTGAGTTTGTGATCTCGAGATA
Protein-coding sequences here:
- the LOC103406475 gene encoding uncharacterized protein encodes the protein MGDNDPWLAPDKLQHVLFCFSLTLIFSTLATRTRYPFLRRHSIWFGSILSLLAGAVKEFADELGFFRSAGASAKDAVADFVGVLIGSLVLYFVKYVTRPENETGRLKEVSMV
- the LOC103406472 gene encoding large ribosomal subunit protein uL30z-like produces the protein MTEEVAQPLTYIPEVILKRRKTNEELALRRKEQLEQRKFKSQQNKQEYIKKPEDFVKEYRYREMDLVHMRHRLKRKRPTLDATNSQLLLIIRIQGKNDMHPVVRKALYSLKLRKVFNAVFVKTTDAILEKLQRVQPYVTYGYPNLKNVRDLIYKKGFAKIDKKKVPLTDNNLIEQAMGQHDVICIEDIVHEISTIGPHFKEVTGFLWPFVLNKPEAGLKGSKTVFKDGGDAGDRGDKINELISKMN